A genomic segment from Saprospiraceae bacterium encodes:
- a CDS encoding DUF1553 domain-containing protein, translating to MKSYAILIGAIILIYTSFFSCSESKEARNDILSSLPDKVDYNFHVKPILSDRCFACHGPDKSKQKGGLALHEAALAYQALQDKPGKFAIVPKNLRKSELFYRINSTDPELMMPPPESHLVLSDYEKRLLEKWIKQGAIYQPHWSFIPPQKIAPPGTKDKTWAQNEIDPFILSRLEREGLKPAEKADKEMLIRRLSFDLRGLPPSLEEVDAFLADESSDAYEKWVDQFLASPAYGERMAAHWLDVARFADSDGYLDDKHRDFSPWRDWVIKAFNENLSYRDFITYQLAGDLLPHATKEQILATAFNRLHKRNSEAGIVFEEYRVEYVADRTNTLGKAVLALSFECARCHDHKYDPILQEDYFKMFAFFNSTHEIGHPVYGPDQTPGPALLLTTEAIDAQIAFIKALTAKQEAQLAQQTATAQGHFASWKENGGLSLTSFKQRLAAEQVAHYSFDQLVNVSNERAESPNLRQKGENALLRNPLLQAGKKGKAFFVDDLSSGRLAKGVGLFERTEPFSVDLWLYADTIYEEAGIFLHCENFRLGYKGYSLHLKNNQLSFIMAHSWPQNAIQLTTATPLPVKEWTKVSITYDGSSKAQGVNIYLNGSKTPVKVEEDNLYKGIIYEWDIHTYGFDGFTFGQRDKVKAFKGGGLDEIQIFKAELTPLEVLWLYDQEKAEAIVSSKQQEWLEPYYLSRLSPALQPFRDSLQITRRQANQLYNEIPEIMVMGDLPEPRPTFILTRGNYDAPAKPVSPGVPSTILPFSPDWPSNRLGLTQWLFDPSHPLTARVIVNRIWQLHFGRGIVKTSEDFGNQGDLPSHPELLDWLSVWLQDHDWDLKALHKLIVMSAVYQQNSEITPASQAADPENILLTRGPRFRLPAEMIRDNALAISGLLVEKQGGQSTYPYQPEGLWDELSNKGWRYPYLQEPGEGLYRRSLYTIWKRTAPPPAMLLFDVGNRDVCTVRRIPTDTPLQALVLLNDTQYQEASRELAKRVCLSVEGDEDARLRQIFRLVLGRKPQAAEMNLMKTYYQQELNNLKQHPADASAYLAIGEAPLEPGLAPESLAALSLVANALLNTYEGTIRQ from the coding sequence ATGAAATCATACGCTATTTTAATAGGAGCTATTATACTTATTTATACCTCCTTTTTTTCTTGTAGTGAGTCAAAAGAAGCGCGTAATGATATCCTAAGCAGTTTGCCCGATAAGGTAGATTACAACTTTCATGTCAAACCCATTTTATCGGATAGGTGTTTCGCCTGCCATGGCCCGGACAAAAGTAAGCAAAAGGGCGGCCTGGCGCTCCACGAGGCAGCATTGGCCTACCAGGCTTTGCAAGATAAGCCAGGAAAGTTTGCCATTGTGCCAAAAAACCTGCGAAAAAGTGAGTTATTCTACCGAATCAATTCCACGGACCCGGAATTAATGATGCCACCGCCGGAATCCCATCTCGTTTTGAGCGATTATGAAAAACGTTTGTTGGAGAAATGGATTAAACAAGGCGCTATCTATCAGCCACATTGGTCTTTTATTCCTCCCCAAAAGATAGCCCCTCCTGGTACGAAGGATAAAACATGGGCCCAAAACGAAATCGACCCATTTATCTTGTCGAGGTTAGAAAGGGAAGGATTAAAGCCTGCAGAAAAAGCTGACAAAGAAATGCTGATCCGACGCTTGAGTTTCGACCTGAGGGGCTTGCCGCCAAGCTTGGAAGAAGTGGATGCATTTTTAGCCGATGAAAGTTCCGATGCCTACGAAAAATGGGTGGATCAATTTCTGGCCTCACCAGCCTACGGAGAACGAATGGCCGCCCATTGGCTGGATGTGGCTCGTTTTGCAGATAGTGATGGCTATCTGGATGACAAACACCGTGATTTTAGCCCCTGGCGCGATTGGGTGATTAAGGCATTTAATGAAAATCTTTCTTATCGCGATTTTATCACTTACCAGTTAGCTGGAGATTTATTGCCGCATGCTACAAAGGAACAAATTCTGGCGACAGCCTTTAATCGCCTGCACAAAAGAAATAGCGAAGCAGGAATTGTATTTGAAGAGTATCGGGTAGAATATGTTGCCGATCGAACGAATACTTTGGGGAAGGCGGTCCTGGCACTAAGCTTTGAATGTGCCAGATGCCATGACCATAAATATGATCCTATCCTGCAAGAGGACTATTTTAAAATGTTTGCTTTTTTTAACAGTACCCATGAAATTGGCCACCCTGTTTATGGCCCTGATCAAACGCCTGGCCCGGCCTTACTGCTAACCACGGAAGCAATTGACGCCCAAATTGCATTCATCAAAGCATTAACAGCCAAGCAAGAGGCCCAATTGGCCCAGCAAACCGCCACAGCGCAAGGACATTTTGCCTCATGGAAAGAAAATGGAGGCTTATCCTTAACTAGCTTTAAACAACGACTCGCGGCGGAGCAAGTAGCCCATTATTCTTTCGATCAACTGGTTAATGTTTCTAATGAAAGGGCCGAAAGCCCCAACTTGCGGCAAAAAGGCGAAAATGCCTTGCTGAGAAACCCGCTACTTCAAGCCGGCAAAAAGGGAAAAGCCTTTTTTGTCGATGACCTCAGCAGTGGGCGTTTGGCAAAAGGGGTAGGGCTGTTTGAACGAACAGAACCATTTAGCGTTGATTTATGGCTTTATGCAGATACCATTTATGAAGAGGCTGGTATCTTTTTGCACTGCGAAAATTTTAGACTGGGCTACAAAGGTTATTCGTTGCATTTAAAAAACAACCAGCTTTCCTTTATCATGGCTCATTCCTGGCCTCAAAATGCCATTCAGCTGACCACCGCAACACCGCTTCCTGTTAAGGAATGGACCAAAGTATCAATTACATATGATGGTTCTAGCAAAGCCCAAGGCGTAAATATTTACCTAAATGGCAGCAAAACACCCGTAAAAGTGGAGGAAGACAACCTTTATAAAGGCATTATTTATGAATGGGATATTCACACTTACGGTTTTGATGGATTTACTTTTGGTCAAAGAGATAAGGTCAAGGCTTTTAAAGGTGGGGGATTGGATGAGATACAAATCTTTAAGGCGGAATTGACTCCATTGGAAGTTTTATGGCTTTATGACCAAGAAAAGGCAGAGGCCATCGTCTCAAGCAAGCAACAAGAATGGCTGGAGCCGTATTATCTCTCCAGGCTTTCACCCGCTTTGCAGCCTTTTAGAGATAGCTTGCAAATTACCCGCCGACAGGCTAACCAATTATACAACGAGATTCCAGAGATTATGGTCATGGGGGATTTACCGGAACCCAGGCCCACTTTTATACTAACCCGAGGAAACTACGATGCCCCCGCTAAGCCTGTTTCACCAGGGGTACCTTCCACCATTTTGCCTTTTTCTCCCGATTGGCCCTCCAATCGCCTAGGCTTAACCCAATGGCTATTCGACCCCAGCCATCCTTTGACGGCTCGGGTAATTGTCAACAGAATCTGGCAACTTCACTTTGGAAGGGGGATCGTGAAAACTTCGGAAGATTTTGGGAACCAGGGCGATTTGCCTTCTCATCCCGAACTATTAGATTGGTTATCCGTTTGGCTTCAGGACCATGACTGGGATTTAAAGGCCCTGCACAAATTGATCGTGATGTCTGCTGTTTATCAACAAAATAGTGAAATAACCCCAGCCTCACAAGCTGCTGATCCTGAAAACATTCTTTTAACCAGAGGCCCCCGGTTTCGCCTACCAGCGGAGATGATCAGAGATAATGCACTGGCAATTAGTGGGTTATTAGTGGAAAAGCAGGGTGGCCAAAGCACCTATCCTTATCAACCAGAAGGCCTTTGGGATGAATTGTCCAACAAAGGTTGGCGGTATCCCTACCTCCAGGAGCCTGGCGAAGGATTGTATCGAAGAAGCTTATACACCATCTGGAAGCGAACCGCTCCTCCGCCTGCTATGTTGCTATTTGATGTAGGCAACCGAGATGTATGCACAGTTCGGCGAATCCCAACCGATACGCCATTGCAAGCATTGGTTTTATTAAACGATACCCAATACCAGGAAGCTTCGAGGGAATTGGCGAAGCGGGTTTGTCTATCGGTGGAGGGGGATGAGGACGCCAGGTTAAGACAAATATTCCGATTAGTTTTAGGTAGAAAACCCCAAGCAGCAGAAATGAACCTGATGAAGACCTATTACCAACAGGAGTTGAATAACCTTAAGCAACACCCCGCAGATGCCAGCGCCTATTTAGCCATTGGAGAGGCTCCTTTGGAGCCAGGTTTGGCCCCTGAGTCTTTGGCTGCCCTGAGCCTGGTCGCCAATGCTTTATTAAATACTTATGAAGGAACCATTCGACAATAA
- a CDS encoding sugar phosphate isomerase/epimerase family protein — translation MKDQQHLSRRNMLGTMGALAGGLALPSTIAAQPKSLSNLPKKPEHSFSFCLNTSTIMGQNLGIVKEIETAAKAGYDAIEIWINSMQRYVDEGGKLSELKKRIDDLGIKVVDAIGFAQWIVDDNDTRMRALEQAKREMGMLAQLGCARIAAPPAGATTQPGLDLTKAAERFRALVELGVSMEVIPQLEVWGFSKNLSRLSEVLFVASECGHPQTRLLLDVYHLHKGGSDIDGLKLIKGEVMEIFHMNDYPAEPNREQIADKDRVHAGDGVAPLTEILKDLHKKEGTTILSLEVFNRDYWKQDPDEVAKTGLAKMKAAVATAFS, via the coding sequence ATGAAAGACCAACAACACCTTTCCAGACGTAATATGCTAGGAACAATGGGCGCCCTAGCCGGAGGCCTTGCCCTCCCCTCAACCATAGCAGCTCAGCCAAAAAGCCTAAGCAATTTACCGAAAAAGCCCGAGCACAGTTTTTCCTTTTGCTTGAATACCAGCACGATCATGGGACAGAACCTGGGTATTGTCAAAGAAATTGAAACGGCAGCCAAGGCAGGTTATGATGCGATAGAAATTTGGATCAATTCCATGCAGCGATATGTTGATGAGGGTGGAAAATTGAGTGAACTCAAAAAACGAATTGATGACCTTGGCATCAAGGTGGTAGACGCCATTGGTTTCGCGCAGTGGATCGTGGATGATAATGATACCCGTATGAGGGCATTGGAACAGGCTAAGCGCGAAATGGGGATGCTTGCACAATTGGGGTGCGCTCGAATTGCTGCACCACCAGCAGGCGCCACCACCCAACCCGGGCTTGATTTGACCAAAGCAGCCGAGCGCTTTCGCGCCCTGGTGGAATTAGGCGTTTCCATGGAGGTGATCCCACAGCTGGAAGTTTGGGGTTTTTCCAAGAACCTATCCAGGTTGAGCGAAGTCCTATTTGTAGCTAGCGAATGTGGACACCCGCAAACCCGATTATTATTAGATGTTTATCATTTGCATAAAGGAGGATCTGATATAGATGGTCTAAAATTGATTAAAGGAGAGGTGATGGAAATTTTCCATATGAATGATTATCCGGCGGAACCAAATAGAGAACAAATTGCAGATAAGGACCGTGTTCATGCCGGCGACGGAGTGGCCCCTTTAACAGAAATTCTAAAAGATTTACATAAAAAGGAGGGAACTACCATCTTATCCCTTGAGGTATTCAATCGAGATTATTGGAAACAAGACCCAGATGAGGTGGCAAAAACAGGCTTGGCTAAAATGAAGGCTGCTGTTGCCACTGCTTTTAGTTAG
- a CDS encoding PDZ domain-containing protein: MSKALTFFRTSGQGLVGLLLIFFFSSHMLAQGTRLLRQPSISATHIVFTYGSDLWITSQDGGEATRLTSTPAVESDPHFSPDGKWIAFSSNRSGTFAVYVLPVEGGTPQRLTWNPAAAYVRGWTPDGQHILYASGRETTPSNYHRLWTVSPKGGPSTLLPAPWANDGAYEASGNRIIVDRMRRWDVEWRAYRGGQNTPLVILNLKTLEEEKLPNERSTDIQPLWIGNTIYFLSDRDWTSNIWAYTPSDKSLKQLTKFSGSDIKWLSGRDGLLVFEREGYLHTLDPGKGKSKQLSITVKGDFPWAETRWEDVTNGVRSVSLSPTGKRALLEARGEIFSIPAKDGDARNLTKSSGAADRSPIWSPDGTQIAWFSDQTGQYTLMLAAQDGLSTPKSMSIGESKMVWNPSWSPDSKHIVFVDDDVRIRVIEVATGNIKTIDVGGMNLERGSMSPEWSPDSKWLTYAKTAPNNFRQIMVWSADSGEAKVLTDPLADAFSPSWDRSGRHLYFLASTDVALGSGWANTSAMQADPAYGAYVVILRAGDPSPFAPKSDEEPEPKKEEKKEEAGEKKPAPKPDATAIDTVKIDWDKIERRILALPIPVKNYRFTLSGPKGSVFIGESVPESPGITLKKFELESAKASEFISGLRNVAVAADGKKMIVQAGRSWRIVDTAKPPGKDGDAINPRIRMQLDRIAEWQQIFNEAWRYERDFFYDPNMHGRDWQKVKERYAPLLPFVRHRDDLRYVLDQVNGELSVGHSFVFGGDMPAVDTSRVGLLGADLEAANGRWQIKRIYTSESWNPGLSAPLDRPNMKIEEGHYILGIDGVELTAADDPYRLLDGTVGRQTILHINSQPSMEGAWKETVEPIRSENALRQRAWVEDNRRKVDELSGGRLAYVWVPNTGGPGFVSFNRYYFAQQDKEGAVIDERFNGGGLLDDYMVDLMTRELRAAVTNEVPNGKHFRLPAGILGPKVLLINELAGSGGDFFPWVFRQQKAGPLIGARTWGGLVKSSVHYAMVDGSALTAPDNAVFDPINHKWIAENEGVPPDIEVQFDAKSVAEGRDVQLERAVQETLKLLGTSKAKEITPPPFSKPAKQK, encoded by the coding sequence ATGAGTAAAGCCCTAACATTTTTCCGAACCAGCGGCCAAGGTCTAGTTGGCCTTTTGCTTATATTTTTCTTTTCTTCCCATATGCTAGCCCAAGGTACCAGGCTATTGCGACAACCTAGCATCAGCGCCACTCATATTGTATTTACCTACGGAAGTGATTTATGGATAACTAGTCAGGATGGCGGAGAAGCCACCCGATTGACCAGCACGCCTGCCGTTGAAAGTGACCCCCATTTTTCACCTGATGGGAAATGGATTGCTTTTAGTTCTAATCGGTCGGGGACTTTTGCTGTTTATGTCCTCCCTGTGGAGGGGGGCACACCGCAAAGACTGACCTGGAACCCGGCCGCAGCTTATGTTCGGGGCTGGACACCCGATGGCCAACATATTCTATATGCTTCGGGCAGAGAAACCACACCTTCTAATTATCATCGACTATGGACGGTTTCCCCAAAAGGCGGGCCTTCTACCCTGCTCCCGGCTCCTTGGGCCAATGATGGTGCTTACGAAGCGAGCGGAAACCGTATCATTGTCGACCGAATGCGGCGCTGGGATGTCGAATGGCGAGCTTACCGCGGAGGGCAAAACACGCCTTTGGTCATCCTCAACCTCAAAACCCTGGAGGAAGAAAAACTTCCTAATGAACGCAGCACAGATATTCAGCCGCTCTGGATAGGAAACACCATTTATTTTCTTAGCGATAGGGACTGGACAAGCAACATCTGGGCCTATACGCCATCGGATAAGTCCCTCAAACAACTCACCAAATTTTCGGGTTCCGATATAAAATGGCTTTCGGGTCGAGACGGCCTACTCGTCTTTGAAAGGGAAGGCTATCTTCATACCTTAGACCCCGGCAAAGGGAAAAGTAAACAATTAAGCATTACCGTAAAGGGAGATTTCCCATGGGCTGAAACGCGCTGGGAGGATGTCACCAATGGAGTGCGTTCGGTGTCCCTCTCTCCTACCGGAAAGCGAGCCTTATTGGAGGCCAGAGGAGAAATCTTTTCCATCCCCGCCAAGGACGGCGATGCCCGAAACCTAACCAAAAGCTCAGGCGCTGCCGATCGCTCCCCCATTTGGTCACCAGACGGGACTCAAATTGCCTGGTTCTCGGATCAGACAGGCCAATATACCCTCATGCTGGCAGCACAAGATGGCCTATCAACACCCAAATCCATGAGCATTGGAGAATCAAAAATGGTATGGAATCCAAGTTGGTCACCTGATAGCAAGCATATTGTATTTGTAGATGACGATGTTCGCATTCGGGTCATAGAAGTAGCCACTGGCAATATCAAAACCATTGATGTTGGCGGGATGAATTTGGAAAGAGGATCAATGTCCCCCGAATGGTCGCCAGATTCCAAATGGTTGACCTATGCCAAAACGGCGCCCAACAATTTCAGACAAATCATGGTTTGGTCTGCCGATAGCGGCGAAGCTAAAGTCCTCACCGATCCCCTTGCAGATGCTTTTTCGCCCTCCTGGGATCGCAGTGGCCGCCACCTCTATTTTTTGGCGAGTACCGACGTCGCGCTAGGCTCCGGATGGGCAAATACCAGCGCAATGCAGGCTGATCCGGCTTATGGCGCCTATGTGGTGATCTTGCGAGCAGGAGATCCTTCTCCTTTTGCTCCCAAAAGCGATGAAGAGCCGGAGCCTAAAAAAGAAGAGAAAAAAGAAGAAGCGGGCGAAAAAAAACCGGCACCTAAGCCAGATGCTACAGCAATTGATACCGTAAAAATTGACTGGGATAAAATAGAACGCAGGATACTCGCCCTCCCCATTCCGGTAAAAAATTACAGATTTACCTTAAGCGGCCCAAAAGGTTCCGTTTTTATTGGCGAAAGTGTACCTGAAAGCCCTGGCATCACCTTGAAAAAATTTGAATTAGAATCGGCAAAAGCCAGCGAATTCATCAGTGGCCTTAGAAATGTTGCTGTTGCTGCGGATGGAAAGAAAATGATTGTTCAGGCTGGTAGAAGTTGGCGTATAGTCGACACGGCCAAGCCGCCGGGCAAAGACGGGGACGCCATCAACCCTCGAATCCGGATGCAACTGGATCGAATAGCGGAATGGCAGCAAATATTTAATGAAGCCTGGCGATATGAAAGAGATTTTTTTTATGACCCCAATATGCATGGAAGAGATTGGCAAAAAGTTAAAGAACGTTATGCGCCTCTCCTTCCTTTTGTTCGCCACCGAGATGATCTGCGCTATGTCCTCGACCAAGTGAATGGCGAATTATCCGTCGGGCATAGCTTTGTTTTTGGTGGGGATATGCCAGCCGTAGACACCTCCCGGGTAGGCCTTTTGGGGGCAGACCTGGAAGCAGCCAATGGGCGTTGGCAAATTAAACGCATATATACCTCAGAATCCTGGAACCCTGGCTTGAGTGCTCCCCTCGATCGCCCCAATATGAAAATTGAAGAAGGTCATTACATCCTTGGCATTGATGGCGTTGAATTGACTGCTGCTGATGATCCTTACCGCTTATTGGATGGCACAGTCGGCCGACAGACCATTTTACATATCAATAGCCAACCAAGCATGGAAGGGGCCTGGAAAGAAACCGTAGAGCCTATCCGCAGTGAGAATGCATTGCGTCAGAGAGCTTGGGTAGAGGACAACCGTCGAAAGGTAGACGAACTATCAGGTGGCCGATTAGCTTATGTCTGGGTACCCAATACGGGTGGCCCGGGTTTTGTTTCTTTTAACCGCTATTATTTTGCCCAACAAGATAAAGAAGGAGCGGTAATTGATGAACGTTTTAATGGCGGTGGCCTCCTCGATGATTATATGGTGGATTTGATGACCAGAGAACTAAGAGCTGCTGTCACCAATGAAGTACCAAACGGAAAACATTTTCGTTTACCCGCAGGTATCCTCGGGCCCAAGGTTTTGCTCATCAATGAATTAGCCGGCTCAGGTGGTGATTTTTTCCCCTGGGTGTTTAGACAACAAAAGGCAGGACCACTGATCGGAGCACGGACTTGGGGTGGATTGGTGAAATCATCGGTGCATTATGCTATGGTAGATGGCAGTGCCTTGACCGCGCCAGATAATGCTGTTTTTGATCCCATCAATCATAAATGGATTGCTGAAAACGAAGGGGTTCCACCAGATATTGAAGTCCAGTTTGATGCCAAATCTGTAGCGGAAGGACGAGATGTTCAATTGGAACGAGCTGTTCAGGAAACACTTAAGCTATTGGGGACTTCCAAAGCAAAAGAAATCACCCCTCCTCCTTT